The Mobula hypostoma chromosome 1, sMobHyp1.1, whole genome shotgun sequence genome includes the window attcctaatcatattatgcctcttcaaatgttcataaatcctgcctctcagaatcttctccatcaacttaccaaccactgaattattggtctataatttcctgggctatctctactccctttcttgaataagggaacaacatctgcaaccttcaagtcctctgaaacctctcctgtccccattgatgatgcaaagatcatcgccagaggctcagcaacctccttCCTCgcatcccacagtagcctggggtatagctCATCCggttctggtgacttatccaatttgatgctttccaaaagctccagcacaacctctttcttaatgtctacatgctcaagcttttcagcctgctgtaagtcatccccacaactgccaaggtccttttctgtagtgaatactgaagcaaagtattcattaagtacctctcctatctcctccggttccatacacacttttccactgtcacacttgattggtcctattctctcacatcttatcctcttgttcttcacatacttatagaatgtcttggggttttccttaatcctgctcaccaaggccttctcatggccccttctggctctcctaatttcactcttaagcttcttcctgctagccttataatcttcttgatctctattattacctagttttttgaacctttagtgagtttttcttttcttcttgactagattttcaacagcctttgtatactatcgttcctgtaccctactatcctttccctgtctcattggaacatacttaCTCAGAACggcacacaaatatcccctgaacatttgccacatctctgccgtacatttccctgagaacatctgttcccaatttatctTCCAAGTTCCCGCCAGATAGTATTATATTTCCCCTACTCCAATTAACCGCTTTCCTAACTTggctgttcctatccctctccaattctatggtaaaggagaattgtgatcacaatctccaaaatgctctcccactgagagacctgacacctgaccaggttcatttcccattagcagatcaagtacagcctctcctcctgtaggcgtatctacatactgtgtcaggaatacACCTAACTGaacgcacctaacaaactccaccccatctaaaccccttgctctagggaacattggggaaattaaaatcttccacaacgacaaccctgttattattacaccgttccagaatctctctccctatctgctccacgatgtccctgttactattgagtggtctataaaaaacacccagtagagttattgaccccttcctgtttctaacttccacccacagagactcagtagacaattcctccatgacttcctccttttctgcagtcgtgacactatctctgatcaacagtgccacacccccaccacttttgcctctctccctgtcctttctgaaacatctaaagcctggcactctaagtcaccattcctgcccctgagccatctgtctctgtaatggccacaacatcatagctccaagtactgatccatgctctcggcttatccactttgttcatgatgattcttgcattaaaatagacacatctcaaaccatcagtctgagcacatcccttctctatcacctacctatcctccctctcgcactgtctagaAGCTTTCACGATTTTTGAGCTAActtccccttcctctgtctcttcagttcagttcccacccccaagcaattctagtttaaacccttcccagtagccttagcaacccttcccgccaggatattggtccccctcagattcaagtgcaacccgtcctttttgcacaggtcacacctgccccaaaagaggtcccaatgatgcagaaatctgaatccctgcccctgccccaAACCCTCAGCCAcgaatttatcctccacctcactctattcctataatcactgtcacgtggcacatgcagtaatcccgagattactacctttgaggtcctgcttcttaacttccttcctaactccctgcagtctgttttcaggacctcctcccttttcctacctatgtcgttggcaccaatatgtaccatgacctctggctgtcccccttcccacttcagcatatcatggatgcgatcagaaacattctggaccctggcacctgggaggcaaactaccatccgtgtttctttcctgtgtccacagaatcgcctttctgaccccctaactattacGACTGTACTATTAGTAATTATCATCCCAAATATAATTTAACAGATTTATGTTTATAAGAAATAATGTTAATATATCTCACTTCAATGTTTGTCCATTGTTAATAAATTATGCATCTGACATTTGTCACTGTCATTAAGTATCACCTCCCATATTTTGTGCATTTCCCATACCAGAGGTTTTGCTCCCTCCAACCCGTACGTAAAGATTACAGATGGGATTTGTTTACTGTTAATAAATATCAAGGAAATAAATGTAATATACATTCAGTGTGATTAATTTTCATAACTAGTTTTGTTCACAGGAGATTTATCCTCTGGTCAAATAAATAGGAAACTAGaatgcttttcaaatgttgaGTGATCGAGGTGTTGTTCAAGAGAATCTGGATATCACTGTACATGAATCACCAAAAATAAACAGATAGCTCCATTTGGCAACAGGAAAGGAAAACAAGATAAGaataatggaaggatgtgaaataCTTCCAACAATTAAGAGACAATTGTCTTACTAACTTCAAGATATCATCAGTTATCAGAATGAAGTATGATTGACTTGTCATACCTCCTTTATGAATGGCAATTAATACTTCCATTATGAATGgcaattgatcttgcaagtaaggaattcaagcATATATAATTTTCCAGATGGTCAATATTCataactgataagccaattctgtataaaaatagcagttttctgCCCTGGCTTCAGAACCAGGGatgcagtgctagccggagcaCACCGGAGTGCGTCCGGCACATCCTtacgaaaaaagccgaaataaacaagctaattaatttggTGCCACTCagagtgatttgagtatctcagaaactgttgatctcctgtgatttttatgcacaacagactctggaatttgcaaagaatggtgccaaaaacaaaaaatacatccagcgagtggatttaacaaaATCCACAGAACAGCTACTCGCTGGATATTTTGTTTTTGGCAAGCTTGAGAGGTTTCACCTAAAGTGATTATTTCTTTATGACATGGAAAGTAGCTACTGAGTCAAATTCTTGAGCCATCTCAAGAATTCTTTCACTCAGGTTCCTGTAATATGTTCTCCCAAACACAGGCCCATTTGCaccaccctcattctcctactgGCTATCAACATTGGGAGGATCAGGACATTTTAGGAATAtgggaaagattagattagattagattatgaggacactcagtcctcgtttattattatttagtaatgcatgcattaagaaatgatacaatgttcctccagtatgatatcacagaaacacaagacaaaccaaaactaaaactgacaaaaaccacataattataacatatagttacaacagtgcaaagcaataccgtaatttgataagagcagaccatgggcacggtaaaaaaaccTGGAGGGCCTAGGAGAAGCACACGGGGACATGTGCAGACTCCACATAGACAACAATATCTAACTGGCAGCTGCACTGCCTGCAGTGTGACTGTGCTACCCTACAGCCTCTTTCTGTTgtgctacctcactattttttcttttaattttttttgctttctttttgcactacttatttaatgatATATGTTTTTCATGATAAtttatgcaatttatagttttttaaaattattatgtattgtaatgtactgctgccacaaaataacaaattttgcaacatattGAACTTGATACTGATTCTGATAAGATTCTGTATTCATTAGATGTAATGTTCTGGAATCTGAGATGATCAAGAATGGAGAGcttgtggaaggaaagtatttgtTCTAATTACTGTTATTTACTCATGGATTGGCAGCACTGGCTTAATGCTCTTACCTGCTCGGTCACTGTCATCTCCCaaaccaatccaaacttccccaAAGTGACAATTGAGTTGCAAGAGGACAATAATCCAGATAACATGGCTCTGACGGATTTGTTGGAAATTGAGGAATACATGCACAATTTGTTTGTAAGAATATTTGGTCAGTAATATTCCCTCAATTTCCTTCAGTAATGAAAATAGCGGTGTTACCAGATACTGCGATTCAAAATGTACCTGGGATAACAGGAGGGATATTTTGAGCGATTGTTTCTGGCAGGGTACTTTCTTACTTGACTGAATTGTGACCATGTTATTTGTTGGGAGTTACAGATTCTAGTCACAGTCAGTTTCTAACAATTTTAACAGAGTATAAAGTATATGATTCCATTATAAAAATTGGAAAAAAGTTGTTAATACACTAGGAGAAATTAAAGTAGAAAATGAAAAAATAATGATTTACAAAGTCTACAAATCAATGCTAATGTGCATCTTCAATACACATTAACACCTATTTTATTACTGACAAATTATTGTACCCTGGCCTTACTGACAGCATCAGATGCAGGTCTGTAAACATACACTCGAGAACATAAGAAAACTGACATAATACTGGCAAAAATTGATAGCACATTTGTGCACTGAAGAATCCAGTTTAATTTTGCCAGGAAGAACAGAATATTTTGAATAGAGCATAATTTCTGCACTCTAAAATTACACTCAGATAGCTGCATTAGAGTCAAAGTACAGTTCTGAAGCTGATTAGACTGAACGCCAATAACTCAAGAGCCATGGTACCTGGGATGAGAGGTGGGACATATTGCACTGGGGTGTCCTTTCTCCTTGGCTTTTTCTGCTCAAGCTCAATATCCTTTGACTCGTCTTCAGATGTATCTTTTTCAATTCCCTCATTTATTTCACAGGTTTTTACTAGCTGCTCTGAAAGGTTTGAAAAATCATCTGTCGGGAAGAAATGCGCAGAAATATATTTACATGAATGGTTCAGGTGATAATCATCAAAAGCACAAGTTAAAAACAAGCTTAAAAGAAGTTAATGACAATCTTATTCACAGTAAAAGAAGAATTACTTTTACAGCAGCAAACAATTCTGGTGTTTGAGAACAAGTCCACTGAAAATTTTGATTTGCAAGTGGGAGAAGGCACCATTATCTTTGAAATATTCCAGCATAAATGGGGTTTGCATAGTTTCAATTCCTTCTGGTCCTTGATTATATGTGTTTGTTGTTCAGCTTCCAAAATCTATGACACTGCtgtattaaaatctcccatttgCGGTTTGGGACCTTGCCTGTACTTCATGGCACTTCATCAACATGTCATATCCCCAAACCAGCACCAAAAACAATATGGAAGCCAATGGGAGTTCAGTTTATTGCCATAGGCAAATGTATTCACAGAAACGGCGAGAAACTTAagttgtagcagcatcacaggtacatagcatcagttaagcagcattcacaggaaaaaacataaattatgaaacaatttttacaaggaagaacagAATTGGAACTAAAGATAATTCTGCCAGAAAATGGCAAGGCCCATATGGAGGTGATTTTTGATGTTAGACATTGGCCCCTTGAGATAGCAGATACTAgcgtcagtggggagggatgtccCCATGAGGGACAGGGCTGAGTCCATTACTCTCTGAAGCTCCTCGTCTTCCAGTGCATTCAAACTGCCACAACAGaccatggtgcaaccagtcaggatacgtTCTGTGATACATCTGCAGAAGTCTGTTAGTGTGTTTGGTGACATGTTGATCTTCCTTAACCTTCTAAGGAAGATCACTTTCCTATTCTTGCATAATTCTGGGTATCTCTTCCCTATTTCTTTCTCTCGACTTTAATGATATTGCTCATTCTGTACCGTTTCCACTCGTTCCAAATGCAGGACAAATGGTTGGGTTTACTTATATTTCTCATTCTCACTAACATACCTGCCTCCTGCCATCATCACAATTCTACTTTGATAACCCTGCTCTCTACTTTCTGAACACATGATCACTACCCAGCTAAATCCTCAAGTAGCAATATTTCAAACACAGCCTATTTGTAGGTTCAGAgttagtcctgatggagggtctcagctcaaaacatcaactgtaccttttcctatagatgctgcctggcctgctgagttcaccagcattttttgtgtgtgctattTGTAGGTTCTTTTATTTTGCTTCTTGCAACAAAGGCATGCTTATCAACAATGTATCTGAGTCATGCTTCCTGCTTCACTCAGTTCTGAAATCTACCCATATACTTATGTACACAGTACTGCAGAATAAAAAGGCTTATAGTAGCTTCCAGAAGACTCCCTGAAGCACTGGAGAATGAGAGGAtattagagagagagatacaaaattatgaggggtatagatagggtaaatgcaaacaggttttccgctgaggttgattaagaccagaactagagatcatgggttaaaggtgaagggtgaaatgtttaaggaggaacttcttcactcagaaggctgTGAGAATATGGAACGAgcagccagcagaagtggtggatgcgggttcgatttcaacaattGAGAGAAATTTAGATTGGTATGTGGATAGGGAGgggcgtggagggctatggtctggaagGGACTGGGCAGTTTAATAGATTGGCATGGACGACTggtgctgaagagcctgttcccgtgctgtggtggtgctgtaatattctaccACTCCATGGCTCACCAATCTCTCATATACAGTTTGTAATAATGAGATTTAAATGACAAGGAAATGAGAGATTGACAATTTTAAACTATCCAATTGCTTTGCACAACAATTTCCCATTAACACTTCTGACATATCTGCAATTACACATGGAAAcaacaatacccttgaatggaatatCCTCCAAAAAGTTGTGGGTATGACTCAGTCCCtcctgggtaaagccctccccaccaatcggcacatctacatggagtactgTCACAGGAGtgcatcatcaggaaccccatcACACAGGTTAAGCTCTCTTCTCGCTGGAAGTAggaacaggaacctcaggacgcacaccaccatgttcagaaacagttattactcctcaaccatcaggctcttgaaccagagaggataacttcactcaccacaacactcaactgttcccacaaccttttgGCTCATTTTCacggacttttcatctcatgttctcaatatttattgcttatttatttatgaatattatttcttcctttttacagtttgatgtcttttgcacattggttgttgttccCACTGGATGCGGTCttccattaattctgttatggttattggatttactatCGCTGCAAGAACAAGTTTCAGGGTTGTGTATAGTGAacacatgcactttgataataaacttgctttgaactttgaaatagtaCAGATGATAAATGAAGTGTGGCCCTCTTGTAGCCAACCTGCTTTGGCCAACTTGCTCCCTATCAGCTGCTAAGGATCTTATTTGCCATCTTATTATATCCTGCAAGAAAATAAGATGCATATCAAAGTTCGAACAATAAGTAATTTTACAGTTGCGCATGTTATTGTAGAGTAGTGTTACTGATGTcagatgttcaagttcaagtttattgtcatgtgattCTACTtaaatacaaccaaacaaaacaatgttcttccagaccaTGATCCACCCAGAAAGCAtatcacacacacagaaaataaactaaaatattaccacaaataaattcacAAAATATAACTCCAAATGCTTGCAGTGTCCAGCAGAGGTAAACAGCAAACAGCTCattgtcctagtgacaagacctcggtgatggcagggtattcattagtttcccagcctgagggaagaagctgttacccagtctggcagtcctagtcctgaggctcctgtgcctccttcctgactgtaGAGGGACAAAGAGATTGACGGATAGGTGGTCAACACTGCTTTGGGCCCTTCGTATGCAATGCTCCTGGTAATTGTCACAAATGGGGAGGGAGGCCCCGGTGATTCTCTGGGTGGTTTTtcctatcctctgtagggtcttgcagtctgcTCCTTTGCAGCTTCAGTATCACACAATGATGCAGTCAGACAGGGCACTCTCGATTgttctcctgtagaaagttgttagattGGGGTGGGAGAGTCTTGcacatctcagtctcctcagatagtgtagatgctgctgtgttttcttgactACTGAGGAGGTGCTGTAGAGTCCAGGCTAGATCATCTGTTATGTGCAATTCACTCAATCCACAGCAGAGCCATCGATGTGCAATGGAGATTGTCAACCTGtgccttccagaagtccacaatcctctcttttgtcttgtccatgatGAGACTCAGATTGCTGTTCTTGCACCAGtagacaagcctctctacctccactTGTATACCGACTCATTGTTGTTTCAGGTAAGGCTGACGTATCATTGACGTATCATTAGCGAACATGATTAtccggtttgagctggatctggcagtgcagtcgtgagtcagcgatgtgaacagcagcaggctgagcatgCAGCCCTGGAGAAGGGGTAcgagtgctcagcatgatggagctagagatgttgctgccaactcaaaCTGACTAGGGTCTTTCTGTCAGGAAGGCCAAGATAGAGTTCCAGAGAGGGTACTGACTCCCAACCAAAACGGCTTACCCACTAGCCTGTgagggacgagggagatgtcctccttttttaaagagaggggcttcccttcctccactatcaattctgctctcaaacgcatctcccccatttcacgtacatctgctctagctccatcctcccgccaccccactaggaatagggttcccctggtcctcacctaccaccccaccagcctccaggtccaacatattattctccgtaacttccgccacctccaacgggatcccaccactaagcagatctttccctcccccccccccgctttccgcagggatcactccctacacgactcccttgtccattcgtcccccccatccctccccactgatctcccttctggcacttatccttgtaagtggaacaagtgctacacatgcccttacacttcctcccttaccaccattcagggccccaaacagtccttccaggtgaggtgacacttcaccggTGAGTCGActgtggtgatatactgcgtccggtgctcccgatgtggacttctatatattggcgagacccaacgcagactgggagaccgctttgctgaacacctacgctctgtctgccagagaaagcaggatctcccagtggccacacattttaattccacatcccattcccattctgatatgtctatccacggcctcctctactgtaaagatgaagccacactcaggttggaggaacaacaccttatattccgtctgggtagcctctaacctgatggcatgaacatcgacttctctaactaccgctagtgccccacctccccctcgtaccccatctgttatttatttttatacacacattctttctctcgctctcctttttctccctctgtccctttggcTGTGcctattgcccatcctctgggttcccaccccaccttgtctttctccctgggcctcctgtcccatgatcctctcgtgccCCCTTTGCTggtcatctgtccagctcttggctccatctctccccctcctgtcttctcctgtcattttgtatctcctcctcctcctcccactttcaggTCTCTTgctggctcttccttcagttggtcctgacgaagggtttcggcctgaggCGTCGGCTgtgcctcttcctggagatgctgcctggcctgctgcgtttccagcatctgcagaattcctgttgtttgaaatctgtggatgctggagtTTCGGGCAGCACACATGAAGGTTGCTGGTGAGCACAGCGGGCTGGGCTGTGTCTCTGGGAGGGGGtggagttgacgttttgggccgagaccctttgttggGACTGGCTGGGGGGGGGAGAGCTGGTGGGAGgtttgggggtgggagggggagggggagatctgaactgGTGGgggaagcgggagggggagggatggggccgggagctggacggttgattggcggggggggggatgtgggggggatcatgggacgggaggcctagggagggggaagagggggagaaggggataaGCCCGGGGGatgggtggggggtgtggtgggagggacggagggagagagagagaaaaaaatgtgtgtatataaataaataatggatggggtacttccacgtcccattcccattctgatatgtctatccacggcctcctctactgtcaagttgaaggaacagcaccttatattccgtctgggtagcctccaacctgatggcatgaacatcgacttctctaacttccgctaatgccccacctccccctcgtacctcatccgttgtttagttttatgcacacattcttttttctctctctctcctttttctctctctgtccctctcactataccccttgcccatcttctggtttccccccccaccttttctttctccctgggtctcctgtcccatgatcctctcgtatcccttttgcctatcacctgtccagctcttggcttcatccctccccctcctgtcttctcctatcattttgcatctccccctccccctcccacttttaaatcccttactcactcttccttcagttagtcctgacgaggggtctcggcctgaaacgtcgactgcacctcttcctagagatgctgcctggcctgctgcattcaccagcaacttt containing:
- the ppp1r17 gene encoding protein phosphatase 1, regulatory subunit 17-like isoform X2; the encoded protein is MTTEYVWSSEAQDDMPDSSNQLGKHLDDFSNLSEQLVKTCEINEGIEKDTSEDESKDIELEQKKPRRKDTPVQYVPPLIPGVKLMREEKQPVLAEDDEKDAEK